The region GTTGAAGAAGGACTGAATTCGCTACCGCATTTGCATCTGATACTGCTCCCCATTAAACCCGCCATGGGTCGACATTGTTGGGGGTATCAATGACGGCAAATCCGCGCGCAGAGCGATTCTTTTTCAACATCACCGTGGTGATGATCGTTTTCATATTTGTGGGTTTCGGCGCTTCCGCCATGTACCTGGCTGAATTTCCATTTCCACCTTCGCCTTTGGTAGCATTCCATGGCATCACATTGCTCGGCTGGTACTTGCTGACCGCCTCGCAAGCCCGATTGATCTACACTTCGGAATATGATCTGCACAAGAGAATGGGGCAGATGAGTGTGGCACTGGTCCTGCTGATGATCGTGACCGGTTACCTTGTAGTTCGAGGCGCATTTGCTAACCCGACAAGTTCGATCGGCGGCATGACGCCAGCTGGATCTACGATCTTCCCGAGCATGGATCTGCTCGGATTTTTAGTCTTCTATGTGCTGGCTTTATTGAACCGCAAGAACGGTGCAGCACACAAACGGTTGATGGTGCTTGCCGGTTTGATGATGCTGCCGCCAGCCACTGCGAGACTGGGCCTGGCGATAGGATTTGAGCCGCTGCCGGGAGTTGCCGCGCTAGCAATTGCAGGGACGTTCCTGATATACGTTTGGCGCGCACGCGGGAAACCTCATTGGGCCAGCATGCTCGGCCTCGTGGTCGCCGCTGGCGGCGCACCGCTGAGTTTCATCGTCGGTCGGTCAGAAGGTTGGGCACTATTTGCCGAGGCGATCTATGGCTAGGCCGAAGGCCCGTAATCAATCAAAACGGGATATCGTCGTCCAAATCGTCATAGTTGGAACCACCGCCAGCGCCCTGAACGCCTGAGCCGCCGCCCTGGTTGCCGCCGCCGAAGCCGCCGCCGCTCTGGCCTCCGCCATAGCCACCACCGCTTGAGCGATTGCCGCCAGCACCGTCGAGCATGGTCAGGGTACCATTGTATCCGCGCAGCACCACTTCAGTGCTGTAGCGGTCATTGCCCTGCTGATCCTGCCACTTCCGGGTCTGAAGCTGGCCTTCGACATAGACCTTGCTGCCCTTCTTGAGGTAATTCTCCACCACATTGATGAGGCCTTCGGAGAAAATCGCGACAGTGTGCCACTCGGTACGTTCCTGCCGTTCGCCAGTGCTGCGATCTTTCCACGTCTCGCTAGTGGCGATGCGCAGATTGGCGACCTTTCCGCCATTCTGGAAGCTGCGAATTTCCGGATCAGCCCCGAGATTTCCGATCAGCATTACCTTGTTGAGCGAGCCCGCCATTGTGCATTTCCTTCGTAAGATTCGATTCGATCTATCGGTAGGATATGCGCGGAATGGCGGCTAGCGCCAACTACAGGTTTTTTGTGAACGAAGCGAAATTACCGCGACGGGTAGCGCAGTCGCCCCAGAAAACGCGTGACGCTGAAAGTCTCGCGATCGCTGTTCAGGAATTTCGCCTTCACTTTCTCGAATTTCATCACACCTTCAATCCGGCGCTCGAGGAATGCCTTGGTCGCTTGTTTGTCTTCGCTTTCATCATCGATGAATACCGCCAGCGTCGCGCTGTAAATCCCGGCCAAGATCGCCCGCTTGGTATAGTGATTGTAATCAGTCGCAGTATCGCCTGCGAGCCGCCACATGATGTCCGCACTGCGCCACCCCATCTTGAGCCCGCGCGGCGCATTTTGCGGCTGTGCCATCACTGCCATCGCGCGGCGCACAGCCTCTTCCAGGCCTTGCGCTGCGTCCAGACGGAACTGCACCAATACACGAATCCGTTCGCGGATCTTCATCGCGCCAAGTTTTTCAGGCGTCAGCTCCTCAGCCATCGCCAGATCGACCGTGTCTATCCACGCCTCGATCATGTCCATCACTCCGCCGGGATAGGCCAGTTGGGCAACATCCAGATCAGCGCCGACCATCTCCGCCACATTTTCCAGCGCCGCCTGCGTCCAGCCATCGAAGATGGCGGATTCGGCAATACTGGGCGCGAGCGCGAGCCGCAGCTCATCCAGCGTCATATCGGCGTAGTCAGTCATGATCAGAAGCACATATTTAAAAGCTGGGTCCGTAATTCTCTTGAGAGCCAGAACTCTCTCTCGCTGCATCAGCCCGTTCGAATTCCGTTAGTACAGCGGTGTTGGCCGTCATTAGTTCCGCATAATCGCGCGCAGTCCGGCCCGAATTGTCCGCCCGATCCGGGTTTGCCTTGTTGGCAAGCAGCAGGCGGATCATCGGAATGTCACGGCGATGTACGGCAACAATCAGCGGCGTTTCGCCGGCGCTATCAGCCACTTCGATATCAGCGCCGGCTTTGATCAAGCGCTCCACACCTTCGATGAAACCCATTGTCACCGCAATCTGGATCGGTGTGACACCTTTCTTGTCGCGCACATTGGGGTTTGCACCGCGCTGAGTCAGGAAACGGATCCACAATTCATCGCGCCGCTTGGTAACGATATGGAGACCAGTCTCGCCACTGGTGAGATCACGGGTATTGATGATGGTTGTGCCCGGCTCGTCGAGCATCGCCGTAACAGCATCGCCGTCACGGTCGTCGACCGCTTTCAGGAATTCATACCCATCAGAGAACATCTGCGCGGCAACCGGGGCAGCGGCGAATACGCCAAGCAAAGCCGCCAGAGTTGCAATCTTGCGCATAACGACACGCGTCACGCTGTCATCCTTTCAATTTTCCTGTCAGAACCTACATCCATGGCTCTTCACAATGGCCGGTTAGCAGACGATGAACCAACTCACCATGCTTCACAATAAATTCTCCCGCAAATGGCTGTCACTGGCTGCAGCTTCCCTAGCGCTAACCGCTTGCGATCCCGCGCCTGTCGACACAATTGACCCGCCCTTGGCGGGCGCAACAATCGGCGGCGACTTTGCATTAACCGGATCAGATGGTGCAACCGTCAACTGGGCCGACTTTGCCGGCCAATATCGGATCGTCTATTTCGGCTTCACCTATTGCCCAGACATTTGCCCGACGGACGTCCAGCGTTTCTCTCAAGGTCTGGCAAAGTTTGAACAGGCAGCGCCCGAGCTGGGAACAAAGATCACCCCAATATTCATCTCTGTTGATCCAGAGCGTGATACCCCTGAAATCGTTGGCCAATTTATCGCAAACTTCCATCCGCGATTGGTCGGGCTGACCGGAACGCCGGAGCAGATCGAGGACGCAGCACGCAAATTCGCTGTGTTTTACTCGCGCGGCGATGATACGCCCGGAGGCGGTTATCTGGTTGATCATTCAGCTGTGGTCTATCTGTTCGGGCCCGATGGGGAACCGATCGCGATACTGCCCACAGATCAAGGGGCTGACGCTGTCGCAGCAGAATTAGCGCAATGGGTGAGCTGAGAGATCAATTCTGGGAGCGGCCGCTGTCAGAGCTCTCTCGGGCAGAATGGGAAGCCCTGTGCGATGGCTGCGGGCGGTGCTGCCTGCACAAGATCGAAGATTCAGACACTGGCGAGATTTCGGACACTAATGTCGCGTGCAAACTTCTCGATACCGGAACCGCGCAATGCACCGATTACCGCAATCGCAAAGCCTTTGTCCCTGATTGTCTGCGGCTAACGCTCAAGATCGTGAATGATGTCGCCTGGCTGCCCAGCACATGCGCTTATCGCTTGCGAGCCGATGATCAGCAGCTGCCGGACTGGCACTATCTGATCTCGGGCGACCGTGATGCCGTGAAGCACGCAGGGGTTTCTGTCGCAGGCCGCGTAGTGAGCGAATATGATGCCGGTCCACTGGAGCATCATATCGTTGAATGGAATGCGCGATGATCGATTGGCTACGCAAGGAGATGACCGAGCCGGAGATCGAACTTGATGGCCGAACCATACCCATTGTGCTGAAACGCCACCCCCGCGCGCGGCGGCTGACCTTGCGCCTTGCCGCTGATGGCAGCGCGGTCAACATCACTTTGCCGCAATGGGCGCGGGGCAAGGAGGCAATCGCCTTTGCCCATGCGCGGCAAGCCTGGCTCGCTTCCCAGCTGGCCAAAGTACCGCAGCGATCTGCACCCAAGCCGGGCGGCATTATTCAGTATCGCGGCAAGGAACTCACTATCGACTGGAGCGAAGACGCCCCAAGGCGGCCGAGCCGCGCGGATGACGCGATTGTTCTGGGCG is a window of Altererythrobacter rubellus DNA encoding:
- the ssb gene encoding single-stranded DNA-binding protein translates to MAGSLNKVMLIGNLGADPEIRSFQNGGKVANLRIATSETWKDRSTGERQERTEWHTVAIFSEGLINVVENYLKKGSKVYVEGQLQTRKWQDQQGNDRYSTEVVLRGYNGTLTMLDGAGGNRSSGGGYGGGQSGGGFGGGNQGGGSGVQGAGGGSNYDDLDDDIPF
- a CDS encoding COQ9 family protein — its product is MTDYADMTLDELRLALAPSIAESAIFDGWTQAALENVAEMVGADLDVAQLAYPGGVMDMIEAWIDTVDLAMAEELTPEKLGAMKIRERIRVLVQFRLDAAQGLEEAVRRAMAVMAQPQNAPRGLKMGWRSADIMWRLAGDTATDYNHYTKRAILAGIYSATLAVFIDDESEDKQATKAFLERRIEGVMKFEKVKAKFLNSDRETFSVTRFLGRLRYPSR
- a CDS encoding ankyrin repeat domain-containing protein gives rise to the protein MTRVVMRKIATLAALLGVFAAAPVAAQMFSDGYEFLKAVDDRDGDAVTAMLDEPGTTIINTRDLTSGETGLHIVTKRRDELWIRFLTQRGANPNVRDKKGVTPIQIAVTMGFIEGVERLIKAGADIEVADSAGETPLIVAVHRRDIPMIRLLLANKANPDRADNSGRTARDYAELMTANTAVLTEFERADAARESSGSQENYGPSF
- a CDS encoding SCO family protein, encoding MAGATIGGDFALTGSDGATVNWADFAGQYRIVYFGFTYCPDICPTDVQRFSQGLAKFEQAAPELGTKITPIFISVDPERDTPEIVGQFIANFHPRLVGLTGTPEQIEDAARKFAVFYSRGDDTPGGGYLVDHSAVVYLFGPDGEPIAILPTDQGADAVAAELAQWVS
- a CDS encoding YcgN family cysteine cluster protein, encoding MGELRDQFWERPLSELSRAEWEALCDGCGRCCLHKIEDSDTGEISDTNVACKLLDTGTAQCTDYRNRKAFVPDCLRLTLKIVNDVAWLPSTCAYRLRADDQQLPDWHYLISGDRDAVKHAGVSVAGRVVSEYDAGPLEHHIVEWNAR